A section of the Portunus trituberculatus isolate SZX2019 chromosome 20, ASM1759143v1, whole genome shotgun sequence genome encodes:
- the LOC123506538 gene encoding flocculation protein FLO11-like isoform X3, which yields MATSFTSLQRVVATVLLPLLACLGPPTSIQFALGLDGMLTTNFSCIGKVIGGYYADQYTSCQMFHVCTLDEKGKVNDYTFRCLAGTVFDQETRVCERAEEVDCSRSEFFFHLNNDLYGPGIIPSTAHITVIDEVEATARTDTSARTPDHKSSMATTTTTTTTTTPPSPPFVFPETSFTCIDKIHGGLYADVETGCKVFHICSVEPDKSVKSNKFTCGPGTLFDQKSRTCQVESGIDCAASPTFYYLNERGNLPVFVERAQPTLDQKFPEQQFDFPRIPSSPSSPSLSTLRVRRSADESVDLCASRPLGSPLADITSGCRHYSTCERLADGRLVETRHGCKKDMLFSQRRKRCMLAKKVECVKETLSEILGLGTATPPSGNGRKRRAAALLLSHRFRRAALPSLVNMVDSPKVDDAQVRRALVNLAALQQWSLENAQHSTFIEMYSLQNGNLDPNPPKKTHTNTLSDSEAPKGYEYVLRRKRDLNNIAVEGQVVFVNHTISQVSGSFSTAMPASQKPLEDEETLPEEDETRVTFTGTLALPTIATTTIGQRLRTATAMEGVRHDETQLTGSTTSTSSPPAIPTTLSTLTVSGMPTTATATVVTVTVTTTKTVIPTAINFASAAAALHSTAAVGSNPSDLVSIQANGEAVPGMMATPVLDTNGNGSPESEVSDGQSSKEEEGVTDAPAAFTTLCMIVPPPKSKGKKGNSSPASHNPPKQNSVGKIANTGFDTEASASSPIPSITTATTTTTSTTPNSSSAAASTSSTAPGDESAASSTSSATSSTSTAPSTTSTTSSTTTTTSSTTSTTPSTTTTASSTSSTTPSTTSTAPDISTTTSSSTSSTTPSTTSTTPDTSSTTPSSTSSTTSSTTSSTTPNSSSAIPDTSSTTTSSSTTTTSTSSTTPSTSSTTPSSSSTTPSSSTTTSSSTTTSPPAAESASAGATSTTEPPLADLEQQNANERLEVNSAQNSPTASESANTTTTTTTTTPSSTTSTSTTTPTTTTTTTTVTPSTTSTTTTESQSSSSSTTPSTTTTKTEETLAESVLEQSASHPSDNVTTTTTTTTVQSVTDFIVPEGSINVSTTVVPEKTSNLTNTSLPSPTEPSITPPNGLLTSETIPETNFTCKNKQLERFYPDPEANCQLFHYCLPGFSKKHVLDLKFLCTGATKFDVNTQKCENMETVTCGDEQHDPAPAPEPQVNETVSASPNETTTTTTTTAEPTTTTTTTTTEPPTTTTTTTTTTEPTTTTTTTTTTEAPPTTTTTEAPTTTTTTTTEPTTTTTTTSEPTTTTTTAEPTTTTTTEAPPPPSTTTTTAAPPAPEAETVSSKVDEAPSTTLKPENSTTEHATLKVESAISEHTAVELEDTSKELTNWNATKSEAHESETKAEEVFVSVTNQLETTEEATVEPVMPTEVPQIDPEEEITEENDIPSSTTFIPSEEFATETEIVDTELVAEQQEYPGTEMPIEVATTLETVPELASEVEHVTELGPLMRSKDSHETHSAEGKLTNESPVELHVETSLFSTTLSPSIPTEESSTDMSVSTDVSVVSSDFVSSATQVSSDVSVSSSVQPKEDAS from the exons ATGGCGACGTCCTTCACGAGTCTGCAGCGGGTGGTGGCGACGGTGCTACTGCCGCTGCTAGCCTGCCTCGGCCCCCCCACCTCTATACAGTTTGCGCTG GGTCTCGATGGCATGCTCACCACCAACTTCTCCTGCATCGGGAAGGTTATCGGAGGTTACTATGCTGACCAATACACGAGCTGCCAAATGTTTCACGTGTGTACTTTGGACGAAAAAG GTAAAGTAAATGACTACACTTTCCGCTGTCTGGCCGGCACTGTGTTTGACCAAGAGACGAGAGTGTGTGAGCGAGCCGAAGAAGTGGATTGTAGCCGCTCTGAATTCTTCTTCCACTTAAATAATGACTTGTATGGCCCTGGCATCATCCCCTCCACTGC CCACATCACGGTCATTGACGAGGTTGAGGCAACAGCCCGGACCGACACCTCTGCTCGGACTCCTGACCACAAAAGCAGTatggccactaccaccaccaccaccaccactaccacaccaccatcacctccgtTTGTGTTCCCCGAGACCAGTTTCACCTGCATTGACAAAATCCACGGGGGTCTTTATGCTGATGTTGAGACAGGATGTAAAGTTTTCCATATCTGCTCAGTGGAACCTGACAAAAG TGTGAAGAGCAACAAGTTCACCTGTGGCCCTGGGACACTGTTTGACCAGAAGAGCCGCACGTGTCAGGTGGAGAGCGGCATTGACTGCGCTGCTTCCCCGACCTTCTACTATCTCAACGAGCGAGGAAACCTGCCAG TCTTTGTAGAACGTGCACAACCCACTCTTGATCAGAAATTCCCTGAACAGCAGTTTGACTTCCCCCgcattccctcctctccctcctctccctccctctccaccttacGGGTTCGTCGTAGTGCAG ATGAGAGTGTAGACTTGTGTGCCAGTCGACCactgggcagccctctggcagACATCACCTCAGGCTGCCGCCACTACAGTACCTGTGAGAGGCTTGCAGATGGGCGGCTGGTGGAGACACGACATGGCTGCAAGAAGGACATGCTTTTCTCACAGAGACGGAAAAGGTGTATGCTGGCAAagaag GttgagtgtgtgaaggagacACTGAGTGAGATCCTTGGCCTGGGCACTGCCACACCACCCTCTGGGAATGGCCGCAAGAGGCGTGCTGCTGCCCTCTTGTTGTCCCACAGGTTCCGCCGGGCTGCCCTGCCCTCACTGGTCAACATGGTTGACTCACCAAAAGTGGATGATGCTCAGGTGCGCCGTGCACTCGTCAACCTGGCAGCCCTTCAGCAGTGGTCTTTGGAAAATGCTCAGCACTCTACATTCATTGAGATGTACTCCCTCCAGAATGGTAACCTTGATCCCAATCCTCCCAAAAAGACCCACACCAACACCTTATCTGACTCTGAAGCTCCCAAAGGCTACGAGTATGTCTTGCGCAGAAAGCGAGACCTCAACAACATTGCCGTGGAGGGCCAAGTGGTGTTTGTCAACCATACTATTAGCCAGGTGTCAGGAAGTTTCTCCACTGCCATGCCAGCCTCTCAGAAGCCTCTTGAGGATGAGGAGACGTTGCCTGAGGAAGATGAAACACGTGTCACATTCACCGGCACTCTTGCTCTCCCCAccatagccaccaccaccattggcCAGCGACTCAGAACAGCTACAGCCATGGAAGGAGTAAGACATGATGAAACACAGTTAACTGgttccaccacttccacctcaTCCCCACCAGCCATCCCTACCACTCTCTCCACTTTAACTGTGTCTGGAATGCCAACCACAGCAACAGCCACAGTGGTAACTGTTACTGTCACTACAACAAAGACAGTCATACCCACCGCCATTAATTTTGCATCAGCGGCAGCAGCCTTACATTCCACAGCAGCTGTTGGTTCTAATCCATCTGACCTTGTATCCATTCAGGCAAATGGAGAGGCTGTCCCAGGCATGATGGCTACTCCTGTGCTGGATACTAATGGAAATGGCTCACCAGAGAGTGAAGTGTCAGATGGTCAGTccagcaaggaagaggaaggggtcaCTGATGCCCCTGCTGCCTTCACTACGCTCTGCATGATTGTGCCTCCCCCCAAGtccaaagggaagaaagggaattcATCTCCTGCTTCACACAATCCACCTAAACAAAATTCTGTAGGAAAAATTGCCAATACAGGATTTGATACAGAAGCCAGTGCATCCTCTCCAATACCCAGcattactactgcaactaccactactacttctaccactccCAATAGTTCCTCTGCAGCTGCCAGTACTTCCTCTACAGCTCCTGGTGATGAATCTGCAGCTTCCAGTACCTCCTCTGCCACCTCTAGTACATCTACAGCACCCAGCACCACTTCTACaacttctagtactactactacaacttctagtACTACTTCAACAACacccagcaccactaccacagcctcCAGCACTTCTTCTACAACCCCCAGTACCACTTCTACAGCCCCTGATATTTCAACTACAACCTCCAGCAGCACTTCATCTACAACCCCcagtactacttctacaaccCCTGACACTTCATCTACAACCCCCAGCAGCACATCATCTACAACCTCCAGTACCACTTCATCTACAACTCCCAACTCATCCTCTGCAATTCCTGACACTTCATCTACCACTACCAGTTcttcaacaacaaccactagCACATCATCTACAACCCCCAGCACATCATCTACAACCCCCAGCTCTTCATCTACAACCCCCAGTTCATCTACAACCACTAGTTCATCTACAACCACCAGTCCTCCTGCTGCTGAGAGTGCATCAGCTGGTGCCACATCTACTACAGAGCCTCCACTAGCAGACCTTGAGCAACAGAATGCAAATGAAAGGCTTGAAGTAAATAGTGCACAAAACTCACCTACTGCCTCTGAATctgctaacaccaccaccaccactactaccactaccccaTCTAGTacaacttctacttctactactactcctactactactactactactactactgttactccatccactactagcactaccaccacagaGAGTCAGTCTTCAAGCTCTAGCACAACTCCATCCACAACTACGACAAAAACTGAAGAAACTTTGGCAGAGAGTGTTCTTGAGCAGTCTGCCTCTCATCCTAGTGATAatgtcacaaccaccaccaccaccactaccgtccaGAGTGTTACAGACTTCATTGTGCCAGAAGGAAGCATCAATGTGTCCACAACAGTTGTACCAGAGAAGACAAGTAACTTGACAAACACATCGTTGCCCTCACCAACAGAGCCATCCATCACTCCTCCCAATGGACTACTTACAAGTGAAACCATACCCGAGACAAACTTCACCtgtaaaaataaacaattagAGAGGTTCTATCCAGATCCTGAAGCCAATTGCCAGTTATTCCATTACTGTCTGCCAGGCTTCTCCAAAAAACATGTACTTGATCTGAAATTCCTCTGCACAGGGGCAACCAAATTTGATGTTAATACacagaaatgtgaaaatatggAGACGGTAACTTGTGGTGACGAGCAACATGACCCAGCCCCCGCTCCTGAACCTCAGGTCAATGAGACAGTGAGTGCTTCACCGAATGaaacaactacaaccaccacaacaacagcagaacctacaacaacaacaacaacaacaacaacagaaccaccaacgacaacaacaacgactacaacaacaacagaaccaacaacaacaacgacaacaacaacaacaacagaagcaccaccaacaacaaccacaacagaagcaccaacaaccacaacaacaaccactacagaaccaacaaccacaacaaccacaacatcaGAACCAACTACCacgacaacaacagcagaaccaacaacaacaaccacaacagaagcaccaccaccaccatcaacaacaacaaccacagcagcaccaccagcaccagagGCAGAGACTGTAAGCAGCAAGGTGGATGAGGCTCCGTCCACCACCTTGAAGCCCGAGAATTCCACTACAGAGCATGCCACTCTGAAAGTTGAAAGTGCCATCTCAGAACACACTGCTGTGGAGCTTGAAGATACCTCTAAGGAACTAACCAATTGGAATGCAACAAAGTCTGAGGCTCATGAAAGTGAAACAAAAGCTGAGGAAGTATTTGTCAGTGTTACCAATCAGCTAGAAACAACAGAGGAGGCAACTGTGGAGCCTGTCATGCCAACTGAGGTTCCTCAAATTGACCCAGAGGAGGAAATCACTGAGGAGAATGATATTCCTTCATCCACAACATTCATTCCCTCTGAAGAATTTGCTACAGAGACAGAGATTGTAGACACTGAGCTGGTGGCTGAGCAGCAGGAATATCCTGGGACTGAAATGCCCATAGAAGTTGCCACCACTTTAGAGACAGTCCCTGAGTTGGCATCAGAAGTGGAGCATGTTACTGAGCTGGGGCCCCTGATGCGCTCTAAAGACAGCCACGAGACACACAGCGCAGAGGGAAAACTGACCAATGAATCTCCAGTTGAGCTCCATGTGGAGACGTCACTGTTCTCCACGACTCTGAGTCCTTCCATCCCAACAGAAGAAAGCTCCACAGACATGTCAGTGTCCACAGATGTGTCTGTAGTGAGTAGTGATTTTGTGTCCAGTGCAACACAAGTGTCTAGTGACGTTTCAGTATCAAGTAGCGTCCAGCCCAAAGAGGATGCATCCTAA
- the LOC123506538 gene encoding flocculation protein FLO11-like isoform X2 encodes MATSFTSLQRVVATVLLPLLACLGPPTSIQFALGLDGMLTTNFSCIGKVIGGYYADQYTSCQMFHVCTLDEKGKVNDYTFRCLAGTVFDQETRVCERAEEVDCSRSEFFFHLNNDLYGPGIIPSTADSEGDSSAANVQVLDPTVALMGPTAPPTIPTDTEEATTSPPPQQPSSTSPPPETQSQPQPQSNPQPQIKTQIRAQSQARPSPKSQPQFQSQTQTQTTTSSPPVTDSPGVTASTSTSASATSAYPFPTPPFTVSRTITSVSSSSRVHIQTPLAQISLNQGVDQSVLPAPHLRPSLLRLAAEAQNAGQQARIIKQLSPTTEPSVTPANFQDVPRIPSPDTPRSSDVPPRHRQKRQSTVQSPTLPTTFPRDHEALFADLTTSSRLSNSDQLPPSSSRRVSSRGRSRSRQTSRSQSRTVTQQPVQTHTAVGQQGRGRGRVVTFADRQAQSRQRVRPVQRVSMARRPVTASPARPPPATATFRHRVRVGAATPVHPQPVLLTAPRDIPPSPVAPLPPVDTPRQTPFPSSDLPHEPPTVLTAQFPSDSHITVIDEVEATARTDTSARTPDHKSSMATTTTTTTTTTPPSPPFVFPETSFTCIDKIHGGLYADVETGCKVFHICSVEPDKSVKSNKFTCGPGTLFDQKSRTCQVESGIDCAASPTFYYLNERGNLPDESVDLCASRPLGSPLADITSGCRHYSTCERLADGRLVETRHGCKKDMLFSQRRKRCMLAKKVECVKETLSEILGLGTATPPSGNGRKRRAAALLLSHRFRRAALPSLVNMVDSPKVDDAQVRRALVNLAALQQWSLENAQHSTFIEMYSLQNGNLDPNPPKKTHTNTLSDSEAPKGYEYVLRRKRDLNNIAVEGQVVFVNHTISQVSGSFSTAMPASQKPLEDEETLPEEDETRVTFTGTLALPTIATTTIGQRLRTATAMEGVRHDETQLTGSTTSTSSPPAIPTTLSTLTVSGMPTTATATVVTVTVTTTKTVIPTAINFASAAAALHSTAAVGSNPSDLVSIQANGEAVPGMMATPVLDTNGNGSPESEVSDGQSSKEEEGVTDAPAAFTTLCMIVPPPKSKGKKGNSSPASHNPPKQNSVGKIANTGFDTEASASSPIPSITTATTTTTSTTPNSSSAAASTSSTAPGDESAASSTSSATSSTSTAPSTTSTTSSTTTTTSSTTSTTPSTTTTASSTSSTTPSTTSTAPDISTTTSSSTSSTTPSTTSTTPDTSSTTPSSTSSTTSSTTSSTTPNSSSAIPDTSSTTTSSSTTTTSTSSTTPSTSSTTPSSSSTTPSSSTTTSSSTTTSPPAAESASAGATSTTEPPLADLEQQNANERLEVNSAQNSPTASESANTTTTTTTTTPSSTTSTSTTTPTTTTTTTTVTPSTTSTTTTESQSSSSSTTPSTTTTKTEETLAESVLEQSASHPSDNVTTTTTTTTVQSVTDFIVPEGSINVSTTVVPEKTSNLTNTSLPSPTEPSITPPNGLLTSETIPETNFTCKNKQLERFYPDPEANCQLFHYCLPGFSKKHVLDLKFLCTGATKFDVNTQKCENMETVTCGDEQHDPAPAPEPQVNETVSASPNETTTTTTTTAEPTTTTTTTTTEPPTTTTTTTTTTEPTTTTTTTTTTEAPPTTTTTEAPTTTTTTTTEPTTTTTTTSEPTTTTTTAEPTTTTTTEAPPPPSTTTTTAAPPAPEAETVSSKVDEAPSTTLKPENSTTEHATLKVESAISEHTAVELEDTSKELTNWNATKSEAHESETKAEEVFVSVTNQLETTEEATVEPVMPTEVPQIDPEEEITEENDIPSSTTFIPSEEFATETEIVDTELVAEQQEYPGTEMPIEVATTLETVPELASEVEHVTELGPLMRSKDSHETHSAEGKLTNESPVELHVETSLFSTTLSPSIPTEESSTDMSVSTDVSVVSSDFVSSATQVSSDVSVSSSVQPKEDAS; translated from the exons ATGGCGACGTCCTTCACGAGTCTGCAGCGGGTGGTGGCGACGGTGCTACTGCCGCTGCTAGCCTGCCTCGGCCCCCCCACCTCTATACAGTTTGCGCTG GGTCTCGATGGCATGCTCACCACCAACTTCTCCTGCATCGGGAAGGTTATCGGAGGTTACTATGCTGACCAATACACGAGCTGCCAAATGTTTCACGTGTGTACTTTGGACGAAAAAG GTAAAGTAAATGACTACACTTTCCGCTGTCTGGCCGGCACTGTGTTTGACCAAGAGACGAGAGTGTGTGAGCGAGCCGAAGAAGTGGATTGTAGCCGCTCTGAATTCTTCTTCCACTTAAATAATGACTTGTATGGCCCTGGCATCATCCCCTCCACTGC AGACTCGGAGGGAGACTCCAGCGCCGCTAATGTGCAGGTTCTGGATCCCACTGTCGCCCTCATGGGACCCACCGCCCCTCCCACAATCCCCACTGATACTGAGGAGGccaccacctctccccctccccagcaaccttcctctacctctcctccacctGAAACTCAATCCCAGCCCCAACCTCAGTCCAATCCTCAACCTCAGATCAAAACCCAGATCCGTGCCCAATCCCAGGCCCGTCCTTCTCCCAAGTCCCAGCCTCAGTTCCAGTCCCAGACCCAAACCCAgactaccacctcctcccctcctgttACTGACAGTCCAGGGGTCACTGCTTCCACCTCCACGTCTGCCTCCGCCACCTCCGCCTACCCCTTCCCCACTCCGCCCTTCACCGTCAGCAGGACCATtacttctgtctcctcctcttcccgcgtCCACATCCAGACTCCCCTCGCGCAAATCTCCCTTAATCAGGGTGTGGATCAGTCAGTCCTGCCTGCGCCCCACCTGCGGCCCTCGCTGCTCCGCCTGGCAGCCGAGGCCCAGAATGCAGGTCAGCAGGCAAGGATCATCAAGCAGCTCTCCCCCACCACCGAACCCTCAGTCACACCTGCTAACTTCCAAGACGTCCCTAGAATACCTAGTCCCGACACTCCCCGCAGCAGCGATGTACCGCCGCGTCACAGACAGAAACGACAGTCGACAGTTCAAAGTCCAACACTTCCTACTACCTTTCCTAGAGACCATGAAGCTTTGTTTGCTGACTTAACCACTTCCTCCAGACTATCTAACAGTGACCAGCTACCTCCTTCCTCCAGCCGCAGGGTATCCTCCAGGGGCCGCTCTAGGTCTAGGCAAACTTCTCGTAGCCAGTCACGCACAGTCACACAGCAGCCAGTGCAGACCCATACCGCTGTGGGCCAGCAGGgacggggaagagggagggttgTTACCTTTGCTGACCGTCAGGCTCAAAGCAGACAAAGAGTAAGACCTGTACAGAGGGTGTCTATGGCACGTCGGCCTGTGACAGCCAGTCCAGCACGGCCCCCACCTGCCACTGCTACATTCAGGCACCGGGTGAGGGTTGGAGCTGCAACACCAGTTCATCCCCAGCCAGTGCTCTTGACAGCCCCTAGGGACATTCCCCCTTCCCCTGTGGCTCCCTTACCCCCCGTTGACACCCCGAGACAGACCCCATTCCCCTCAAGTGACCTCCCGCATGAACCACCCACAGTCCTGACAGCCCAGTTCCCCTCTGACAGCCACATCACGGTCATTGACGAGGTTGAGGCAACAGCCCGGACCGACACCTCTGCTCGGACTCCTGACCACAAAAGCAGTatggccactaccaccaccaccaccaccactaccacaccaccatcacctccgtTTGTGTTCCCCGAGACCAGTTTCACCTGCATTGACAAAATCCACGGGGGTCTTTATGCTGATGTTGAGACAGGATGTAAAGTTTTCCATATCTGCTCAGTGGAACCTGACAAAAG TGTGAAGAGCAACAAGTTCACCTGTGGCCCTGGGACACTGTTTGACCAGAAGAGCCGCACGTGTCAGGTGGAGAGCGGCATTGACTGCGCTGCTTCCCCGACCTTCTACTATCTCAACGAGCGAGGAAACCTGCCAG ATGAGAGTGTAGACTTGTGTGCCAGTCGACCactgggcagccctctggcagACATCACCTCAGGCTGCCGCCACTACAGTACCTGTGAGAGGCTTGCAGATGGGCGGCTGGTGGAGACACGACATGGCTGCAAGAAGGACATGCTTTTCTCACAGAGACGGAAAAGGTGTATGCTGGCAAagaag GttgagtgtgtgaaggagacACTGAGTGAGATCCTTGGCCTGGGCACTGCCACACCACCCTCTGGGAATGGCCGCAAGAGGCGTGCTGCTGCCCTCTTGTTGTCCCACAGGTTCCGCCGGGCTGCCCTGCCCTCACTGGTCAACATGGTTGACTCACCAAAAGTGGATGATGCTCAGGTGCGCCGTGCACTCGTCAACCTGGCAGCCCTTCAGCAGTGGTCTTTGGAAAATGCTCAGCACTCTACATTCATTGAGATGTACTCCCTCCAGAATGGTAACCTTGATCCCAATCCTCCCAAAAAGACCCACACCAACACCTTATCTGACTCTGAAGCTCCCAAAGGCTACGAGTATGTCTTGCGCAGAAAGCGAGACCTCAACAACATTGCCGTGGAGGGCCAAGTGGTGTTTGTCAACCATACTATTAGCCAGGTGTCAGGAAGTTTCTCCACTGCCATGCCAGCCTCTCAGAAGCCTCTTGAGGATGAGGAGACGTTGCCTGAGGAAGATGAAACACGTGTCACATTCACCGGCACTCTTGCTCTCCCCAccatagccaccaccaccattggcCAGCGACTCAGAACAGCTACAGCCATGGAAGGAGTAAGACATGATGAAACACAGTTAACTGgttccaccacttccacctcaTCCCCACCAGCCATCCCTACCACTCTCTCCACTTTAACTGTGTCTGGAATGCCAACCACAGCAACAGCCACAGTGGTAACTGTTACTGTCACTACAACAAAGACAGTCATACCCACCGCCATTAATTTTGCATCAGCGGCAGCAGCCTTACATTCCACAGCAGCTGTTGGTTCTAATCCATCTGACCTTGTATCCATTCAGGCAAATGGAGAGGCTGTCCCAGGCATGATGGCTACTCCTGTGCTGGATACTAATGGAAATGGCTCACCAGAGAGTGAAGTGTCAGATGGTCAGTccagcaaggaagaggaaggggtcaCTGATGCCCCTGCTGCCTTCACTACGCTCTGCATGATTGTGCCTCCCCCCAAGtccaaagggaagaaagggaattcATCTCCTGCTTCACACAATCCACCTAAACAAAATTCTGTAGGAAAAATTGCCAATACAGGATTTGATACAGAAGCCAGTGCATCCTCTCCAATACCCAGcattactactgcaactaccactactacttctaccactccCAATAGTTCCTCTGCAGCTGCCAGTACTTCCTCTACAGCTCCTGGTGATGAATCTGCAGCTTCCAGTACCTCCTCTGCCACCTCTAGTACATCTACAGCACCCAGCACCACTTCTACaacttctagtactactactacaacttctagtACTACTTCAACAACacccagcaccactaccacagcctcCAGCACTTCTTCTACAACCCCCAGTACCACTTCTACAGCCCCTGATATTTCAACTACAACCTCCAGCAGCACTTCATCTACAACCCCcagtactacttctacaaccCCTGACACTTCATCTACAACCCCCAGCAGCACATCATCTACAACCTCCAGTACCACTTCATCTACAACTCCCAACTCATCCTCTGCAATTCCTGACACTTCATCTACCACTACCAGTTcttcaacaacaaccactagCACATCATCTACAACCCCCAGCACATCATCTACAACCCCCAGCTCTTCATCTACAACCCCCAGTTCATCTACAACCACTAGTTCATCTACAACCACCAGTCCTCCTGCTGCTGAGAGTGCATCAGCTGGTGCCACATCTACTACAGAGCCTCCACTAGCAGACCTTGAGCAACAGAATGCAAATGAAAGGCTTGAAGTAAATAGTGCACAAAACTCACCTACTGCCTCTGAATctgctaacaccaccaccaccactactaccactaccccaTCTAGTacaacttctacttctactactactcctactactactactactactactactgttactccatccactactagcactaccaccacagaGAGTCAGTCTTCAAGCTCTAGCACAACTCCATCCACAACTACGACAAAAACTGAAGAAACTTTGGCAGAGAGTGTTCTTGAGCAGTCTGCCTCTCATCCTAGTGATAatgtcacaaccaccaccaccaccactaccgtccaGAGTGTTACAGACTTCATTGTGCCAGAAGGAAGCATCAATGTGTCCACAACAGTTGTACCAGAGAAGACAAGTAACTTGACAAACACATCGTTGCCCTCACCAACAGAGCCATCCATCACTCCTCCCAATGGACTACTTACAAGTGAAACCATACCCGAGACAAACTTCACCtgtaaaaataaacaattagAGAGGTTCTATCCAGATCCTGAAGCCAATTGCCAGTTATTCCATTACTGTCTGCCAGGCTTCTCCAAAAAACATGTACTTGATCTGAAATTCCTCTGCACAGGGGCAACCAAATTTGATGTTAATACacagaaatgtgaaaatatggAGACGGTAACTTGTGGTGACGAGCAACATGACCCAGCCCCCGCTCCTGAACCTCAGGTCAATGAGACAGTGAGTGCTTCACCGAATGaaacaactacaaccaccacaacaacagcagaacctacaacaacaacaacaacaacaacaacagaaccaccaacgacaacaacaacgactacaacaacaacagaaccaacaacaacaacgacaacaacaacaacaacagaagcaccaccaacaacaaccacaacagaagcaccaacaaccacaacaacaaccactacagaaccaacaaccacaacaaccacaacatcaGAACCAACTACCacgacaacaacagcagaaccaacaacaacaaccacaacagaagcaccaccaccaccatcaacaacaacaaccacagcagcaccaccagcaccagagGCAGAGACTGTAAGCAGCAAGGTGGATGAGGCTCCGTCCACCACCTTGAAGCCCGAGAATTCCACTACAGAGCATGCCACTCTGAAAGTTGAAAGTGCCATCTCAGAACACACTGCTGTGGAGCTTGAAGATACCTCTAAGGAACTAACCAATTGGAATGCAACAAAGTCTGAGGCTCATGAAAGTGAAACAAAAGCTGAGGAAGTATTTGTCAGTGTTACCAATCAGCTAGAAACAACAGAGGAGGCAACTGTGGAGCCTGTCATGCCAACTGAGGTTCCTCAAATTGACCCAGAGGAGGAAATCACTGAGGAGAATGATATTCCTTCATCCACAACATTCATTCCCTCTGAAGAATTTGCTACAGAGACAGAGATTGTAGACACTGAGCTGGTGGCTGAGCAGCAGGAATATCCTGGGACTGAAATGCCCATAGAAGTTGCCACCACTTTAGAGACAGTCCCTGAGTTGGCATCAGAAGTGGAGCATGTTACTGAGCTGGGGCCCCTGATGCGCTCTAAAGACAGCCACGAGACACACAGCGCAGAGGGAAAACTGACCAATGAATCTCCAGTTGAGCTCCATGTGGAGACGTCACTGTTCTCCACGACTCTGAGTCCTTCCATCCCAACAGAAGAAAGCTCCACAGACATGTCAGTGTCCACAGATGTGTCTGTAGTGAGTAGTGATTTTGTGTCCAGTGCAACACAAGTGTCTAGTGACGTTTCAGTATCAAGTAGCGTCCAGCCCAAAGAGGATGCATCCTAA